A genomic window from Flavobacterium sp. I3-2 includes:
- a CDS encoding SMI1/KNR4 family protein, whose amino-acid sequence MTPLEKLKSILNEKYISEDNEEYQVQLLEGLSEEQINTLAERFPSKYIPLEIKELLKFARGFEFYGLEEITFDGIEQFGFEEFFPHSVQLAGDGFGNFWILDVSKNGNWGNVFYVCHDPAVIIKHSDNLTQFIDHVNEFGKYGNKSNLDIIHEKVVMDIWSKNNSFTELENASQSNDSTLKNFALSLPDNFVIADIRNKPIQSGFAWGKFGPNIDKTIRHESELLWGIEKQTKKSFFAKLFGK is encoded by the coding sequence ATGACTCCATTAGAAAAATTAAAATCAATCCTAAACGAAAAGTATATTTCAGAAGATAATGAGGAATATCAAGTGCAACTATTGGAAGGTTTATCTGAGGAACAGATAAATACTTTAGCCGAAAGGTTTCCTTCAAAATATATTCCTTTAGAAATTAAAGAATTATTAAAATTCGCTCGTGGTTTTGAATTTTATGGATTAGAAGAAATAACTTTTGACGGAATTGAACAATTCGGATTTGAAGAATTTTTTCCTCATTCTGTTCAACTTGCAGGTGATGGATTTGGAAACTTTTGGATTTTAGACGTAAGTAAAAATGGAAATTGGGGAAATGTTTTTTATGTATGCCACGACCCAGCTGTAATTATTAAGCATTCTGACAATCTAACGCAATTTATTGATCACGTAAATGAATTTGGAAAGTACGGAAACAAATCCAACCTTGACATAATTCACGAAAAAGTTGTTATGGATATTTGGAGTAAAAACAACAGTTTTACAGAACTTGAAAACGCAAGTCAATCTAACGATTCAACTTTGAAAAACTTTGCATTATCACTTCCAGATAATTTTGTTATTGCAGACATAAGAAACAAACCTATTCAAAGTGGTTTTGCGTGGGGGAAATTTGGACCAAATATTGATAAAACTATACGTCACGAATCCGAACTACTTTGGGGAATCGAAAAACAAACTAAAAAGAGTTTTTTTGCCAAACTTTTTGGTAAATAA
- a CDS encoding CPCC family cysteine-rich protein has translation MNEENFKVENKFFCRCCFYNTLSKFPKGTYEICEICFWEDDWYQTENPFDDGSPNTVSLIQARQNFEQFGACELEMKKNVRKPTNNDIRKIDVYN, from the coding sequence ATGAATGAAGAAAATTTCAAAGTCGAAAATAAATTTTTCTGTAGATGTTGCTTTTACAATACTCTATCTAAATTTCCAAAAGGAACTTATGAAATATGTGAAATTTGTTTTTGGGAAGATGATTGGTATCAAACAGAAAATCCTTTCGATGATGGAAGTCCAAACACAGTATCTTTAATTCAAGCAAGACAGAATTTTGAACAATTTGGAGCTTGCGAACTTGAAATGAAAAAAAACGTTAGAAAACCAACAAATAATGATATAAGGAAAATAGATGTTTACAATTGA
- a CDS encoding SMI1/KNR4 family protein, which yields MPFPIDEKYIIETEKELGILFPYNFKLKMIKENGGEMVNEDDDWNLYPFFDKSNKKRISRTCNHIGLETKQAKNWGNFPLNAIAIASNGSGDHLVLLPTKENNEILSDEIFTWYHETGKTEKVADKIDELIDN from the coding sequence ATGCCATTCCCAATAGATGAAAAATATATCATAGAAACCGAGAAGGAACTTGGAATTCTTTTCCCATACAATTTTAAACTTAAAATGATTAAAGAAAATGGCGGAGAAATGGTGAATGAGGACGACGATTGGAATTTATATCCATTTTTTGATAAATCAAATAAAAAAAGAATTAGCAGAACTTGCAATCATATCGGATTAGAAACTAAACAAGCAAAAAATTGGGGTAATTTTCCTTTAAACGCAATTGCAATTGCTTCAAATGGAAGTGGCGACCATTTAGTATTATTGCCGACAAAAGAAAATAATGAAATACTAAGTGATGAAATTTTTACTTGGTATCACGAAACTGGAAAAACTGAAAAAGTTGCTGACAAAATTGACGAGCTAATAGACAATTAA
- a CDS encoding RDD family protein yields the protein MTEQSSDLTFIKSSRKRRIAAFLIDHFVMTFLMVLIVFIALGPNFMDENNPSKMMTTILLVMIPSFLLYFAKDSLKGISVGKWIMGIMVRDENNQNEIPSFGRLFLRNLFIIIWPVEFIVLATNDKKKRLGDQIAKNVVVKNPNKPTKLPRILALIGVGVTFSVFVFLFAGSAMKNSDAYKVATKEIELNKEIIAETGGIKGYGMMPTGNVSISNGQGQAQLEIKVLGNKKDLNVSVYLEKEPNAEWKLIEIQK from the coding sequence ATGACAGAACAATCATCAGATTTGACTTTTATAAAATCAAGCAGAAAAAGAAGAATAGCTGCCTTTTTAATTGACCACTTCGTAATGACATTTTTAATGGTTTTAATTGTATTTATTGCACTTGGACCAAATTTTATGGACGAAAACAATCCAAGCAAAATGATGACAACAATATTGCTTGTTATGATACCTAGCTTTCTTCTATATTTTGCAAAAGACAGCTTGAAAGGAATTAGTGTCGGAAAATGGATTATGGGAATTATGGTTCGTGACGAAAATAACCAAAATGAGATACCTTCATTTGGTCGACTTTTTTTGCGAAACTTATTTATTATTATTTGGCCTGTTGAATTTATTGTTTTGGCAACTAATGATAAAAAGAAAAGACTTGGCGACCAAATTGCAAAAAATGTTGTAGTGAAAAATCCTAATAAACCAACGAAATTACCTCGGATTTTAGCTTTAATTGGTGTAGGTGTAACATTTTCCGTGTTTGTGTTTTTATTTGCAGGCAGTGCTATGAAAAACTCTGACGCATATAAAGTAGCTACAAAAGAAATCGAACTAAATAAAGAAATAATCGCAGAAACTGGTGGAATAAAAGGATATGGAATGATGCCAACAGGAAATGTTAGTATATCAAATGGGCAAGGACAAGCGCAACTTGAAATAAAAGTTTTAGGTAATAAGAAAGACCTAAATGTTAGTGTTTACTTGGAGAAAGAGCCAAATGCAGAATGGAAACTAATAGAAATACAAAAATAA
- a CDS encoding N-acetyltransferase has translation MKIRKMEIRDVSMLADLWLKTSLTAHSFIPEKYWIENKILMVEKYLPNSEVYVAEEMNNILGFVALIENQIASIFVDERQQGKGIGSLLLDYVKDLRSEMTLNVYQKNQKSVNFYKTKGFNILEETIDEPTGEKEFKMQWNKNVE, from the coding sequence ATGAAAATTAGAAAAATGGAAATCAGAGATGTATCAATGTTAGCTGATTTGTGGCTAAAAACATCTTTAACAGCACACAGTTTTATTCCAGAGAAATACTGGATTGAGAATAAGATTCTAATGGTAGAAAAATATCTTCCAAATTCAGAAGTGTATGTCGCAGAAGAAATGAATAATATTTTGGGATTTGTTGCTCTAATTGAAAATCAAATTGCATCTATTTTTGTAGATGAGAGGCAACAAGGTAAAGGTATAGGAAGTTTACTTTTGGATTATGTCAAAGATTTACGTTCTGAAATGACTCTAAATGTTTATCAGAAGAACCAAAAAAGTGTTAATTTTTATAAAACAAAAGGATTCAATATTTTGGAGGAAACAATTGACGAACCCACTGGAGAAAAAGAGTTCAAAATGCAATGGAATAAAAATGTAGAATAA